The segment ctgaacttttCCTTTTAAAACCGCAGCATGTCTGAAATCTTGCACATTTCTCCCCTGACAGTGTGGACGCTACGAAGGAGTCGGATCGGTTGGGAAGGCTCATCAACCACAGTAAAAACGGCAATTGTCAAACCAAGCTCCACGATATTACTGGAATACCTCACCTTATCCTCGTGGCCTCCAGAGACATCCAGGAAGGAGAAGAGCTTCTTTATGACTATGGCGACCGCAGTAAAGCTTCAATAGAAGCTCATCCGTGGCTAAAGCATTAATGTATTGAGAGGAGGGAAAAACACCTTGTTTCTTAactagacagtttttaatgtaatCATTGCCTTAGTAAACAGAATGTCTTGGGCTAGTAAGTTTATGGGTTTGTCACACAGTGACTTACATGTCAAACACGTTAGATTGCGGTACATATTCGACGTGTCCTACTTTTAAGATATTTATCCTGCTCTATGACATGCTAGTTTCAGCACAtttctttttgtatattttatatattggtaGATCAGTTCTTCCAAAGCATGCAGTTATAGTccaactttctgcatttttataagCGTTTTCTTAATCTAATCTGATGTAAGGTAGTTAGAGGTTTagcaataattatttataatgcccaaatgtttttttgtttgttttgtttgacgCAGAAAACTGGTGATGCTAAAAGGagctacatttttaaaaagttcagAAAACTGGAATGTGAAACCAAAACTTTtacataatttgaaatattaccaTTGTACAATGCGCAGTGTGTTATGACTAACTTGAACAAATCTGTACCTGTTACACAAAACAGAGTTGATGACCAAAAGCTGACTGAGAGTCAATCAATCTGTATGAGATGGTAGATGCATTGTTTCAATAAATGATTTTATGCAGTGCTTTGCTTCTGTTTTTGTATATACAGTGGTATCCAGAAGTCTGGACAAAGTCCTAAATATTCTTTATATGACGGCAGCACTGAAGCGGACTTCATTGAACCATGATGATCATGTTCTCAGCATGATTTCAatgtcacaaatatatatatatatatatatatatatatatatatatatatgcaggggcggatctaccgggatcaccccagttggcagcaaagaattaaaggttatggccaatttgaaaatgtaCGAGCGCGAATCTATcgtcgtgatcccgctccgaactcccgaactgattcaaatgattcgtgatcccgctccgatctcccgaactgattcaaatgatttgcgatccccaaactgactcaaatgattcgcgaacccgctttgaactcccgaactgactcaaatgattcgcgaacccgctccgaactctcgaattgattcaaatgatccgcgaagccgctccgaactctcgaattgattcaaatgatccgcgaagccgctccgaactctcgaattgattcaaatgattcgcgaacccgctacgaactctcgaattgattcaaatgatccgcgaacccgctttgaactcccgaactgattcaaatgattcgcgaacccgctccgaactctcgaattgattcaaatgatccgcgaagccgctccgaactcccgaactgattcaaatgatttgcgatcaggcggcaaggaagtcgaccggaagttgaagtcagccGGGTGccaccatcttgtagcagaagaacttcacttgcgttagcattcccattgactcacattcattttggcgtcactgacagcgaataactttacatctgaggcgtttaaagactttttccgtttttcctttatttatttctaaagatacacgacaatgtataaaggacTCCATTACCTTCTGTTACATTAtcgccccgtagaaacagtttttgtaaaaataggctaacgattgcttcataaccactcgactctctgtcgcattaccgtacagacaggagaagctcgcaggcaattaacttaatatggcgcactggcgttacattttaaaagactatacaaaataattaatctaggattctgccatatgttgccacccctcaaaaatgcctgcccccttctcgccaccccatgaatatttttctagatccgcccctgtatatatatatatggttggaGCTACATTGTTTGGCGGAAGAATACGGTTTATATTAATatcattgcactttattttatctGTTATAAATTTTCGGATTCACAGGGCTTACTGCTATTATAGGTTATTCCATATATTTAgcaaggtttcacaaaataaaacaaagcaaaaaaaataataataatgatattaataaaaacattattcttccgccaaacaatgtagttcctcagaaacggTTGTGGTTGTTTCTCAATGGCTCTGGTTTGTGGAGTAATTTACAAAAGCTTCGAATGCGGCTCAACCAATCCGAATCTAGGACCGGAACTATCGTTTttgtaaattcactgtaaaccacggatTTTTGGGgcttaatgatttatttaaacacacacagagacgcagTGGATTGCGCAGTAAACCGGATGACGTCAGAGACGCGAGCACGGCGTGTCGAGCAGCACAGCCAGTTTCCACACGGACAGTTTTAGAAGACGCGCACACAAGGTTTGTTTTCGTGCTTTTAAGATGTTATGTCAGATTATtcaatatatagatataaaaaccGGAATGCTTAGGGTTAATGAATTCAAAGCATATGAGTTCgagtcattaaattaaaattgtacaGCAAGCGATTTCTTCGTGATTGCTTCCATTGGATTTTAAATGACTGGATAAAGTCAGCTACGTTAACCTTGGTTTGGTAACGAATATAAAAGCAGAATCCTAAAACCCAGGGAATCGTCtagactaatatattaatatattttgttacaatttgcgtttttttttattaaatctataCAATCACATAGTAAAACTAACTGCAACTAACGTACAATTAAAAAGCGGAACGTcccaaacaatttaaaacaattttataacATGATTTTACTCCACAACATCAGTCGAGTTTTTGAAACAACTTCATTTTGTGAGCTGATGTGATGTTTTTGTCCCAGAACGAGGCAGATAATACATTCTATATGGTAATAAAGGCTATGTCGATTTTACATTGGATTacaaatatactttattattctTATCAATTCTATGATTTTATAAATAGACTGAAGAATCATGGTGGGAGAATATGatgtcttattttaaaaaataaaatatttatagaatatatttaatataaatataaatatgaaaaataatacttCTTTCTAAAGAAATTTTTGAACTGTATTTGCTCAAGAATGTTTTGAGTTTTTGAATCAAGATTGTTCAATACTCTGAGCAtgaatgttaacttttttttatttttataaaatgcatgaataatacatatattattctaaatgtattattttttttatgtaaaaaaatgtctaacaaaatgcaaaataatacacattatttaaatttatgtcAGTCTTTTTTGAGTTTACCATTTCTTTAAGAACTGGATTCTACATGAACAAAAATCATATACatcaaataaatttatttaatttatttttatctacCTATTTCTATAGGAACTGGATTACACatgcatgaattaaaatatatatacatatacaatatatatattatttttctaatagtgtttttgtgttttgacaAACTGGGGTTTGcatgcaaaaaatgtaaaagttcctgaaaaacaatacatatacaatatatatatatattgtttttctaatagtgtttttgtgttttgacaAACTGGGGTTTGcatgcaaaaaatgtaaaagttccTGAAAAAcgttaactaatatatatatagttaacatTTTCCAGTAATTTATTAGTAACTTAAATAGTTTAGGAAACATTTTGCATGTGTTAATTGCATAAATTAttgtacataaataaaattatttgtaatctACAAACCTTTAAATagaagtattataattttttttaaattgcataaatcattttaaattgttaactAGAAACGTTTAAATGtcgtaattttttttagtaattcgATATTGCATGAATTATGTAATCTATGAATTGTAACCATAACTCTCCACCCTCAGATGATGAGTGAGTGGAGTCCTGTGGCGACGGTTTATGACCCTCTCAAAGCGGGCAGCATCGATGGCACAGATGTGGAGCCCCACGACAAAGCCGTCTGGAGGGCCATGATGGCCCGCTACAAGCCTAACAAGGGTGTGACTGGTGACCCTCACCTGACACTGTTCGTGGCGCGCCTGAATCCACAGACGTCTGAGGACAAGCTCCAGGAAGTCTTCTCCAAGTTTGGAGACATCCGCAGGGTCCGTCTGGTCCGGGACATCGTGACAGGTTTCTCCAAGTGTTATGCCTTCATCGAGTACAAGGAGGAGCGTTCGGTGAAGAGAGCCTGGAGAGACGCTAACAAGCTGGTGGTGGACCAATACGAGCTCTTTGTGGACTTTGAACAAGAGCGGACGCTCCAAGGCTGGATTCCAAGGCGACTTGGAGGAGGCCAAGGGGGCAAAAAGGAATCGGGTCAGCTGAGGTTCGGAGGCAGGGATAGACCTTTCCGAAAGCCCATCAATCTGACATCCATGATGCCCCAGAACAGATCAGCGGATAGATGGGATGCCTCAAGTGCGAGGGAGGAAAGACAAAGAGACCAAGAACAAGATCGGGAACACGGACGATGGCGGGAGAGGAAAAGCGACTGGGATCGAGGGAATGATAGAGGTTACTACAAAGAGAAAAGAGACTTGAAACACCACCGGGACCGAAGCCGAGAGAGAGACTCCAACAGAAAGGAAGACAGAAGACACAGAGATTCTTACAAAGATCGAGAATGAAGCTTTGCATACAAGACTTTCTTGTCTTattctagaattttttttttttacactgatgtgaatttagtttgaaataaaagtttatctAAACAATAAAGCTTGAAGTAGATAAGAtcatttttcagcaaggatgcattcaataaATCAAAAGTGATGGTATCGACATTTCAGATTAATGCTGTTCTCATAAaatttctattcaccaaagaaacctgaaaaaatggtttccacaaaaaaaacactttcaacagtgataatcagaaatgtttcttgagcagaaaatctgtatattagaatgatttgagtaattatgctgaaaatagagctttgatcacaggaattaattacatttcaaaatacattaaaattttaaatggtaaaatttcacaatataacacttttttctgtattttcgaatacatttttatcttacAAATAACGTTTCAATGTCTCAAGTGGTTTAAAATGAAGAGCAGAAGTTTCTTACAGTACATGGTATAAAATAGTTTAATACACGATGAGATGAGTTATGCATAATCCTTCATAATGATACATTTGATCCAGTTCTCGTTGCTGGATAACATTCTCAGTTGAGTGGGGTACTAGCTGTTCAACAAATGATTTAAGACCCACAGGCATGTGTTTTTCTAGCTTACAAAGCTGCCTTTATCAACACACTTTAACACAGCCACACATTTCCATGCTTTCACTCACACCTTCTATTATTGCCAGTGGAAGCACCATTCAAGCAATGCAAAACTGCTGGTGAAGGACATTTGTCCATGTGATAGATACTTCAGTTGCCAATGGTAAACTATGGATTATTAATATTGTTCTGCTTTAATGTGCTGCAGACACACTTGATGATGCACGTAAAGCTTTGTTTCATGATTACAGGGTTTAAGGACTTAAATTCAGAACCTGTGACATGCTGTCAGTTACCACCGAAAATGCGTCCGACTTGCCACTcagtttataaacattttttttttttttacaaatcatgtGATAACGTATGTACAATAGAAGTATATGGGGCAatacaattctgagaaatattaaaatacacacagTTTTGATATGTAAATACAATaacgttttttacattttagggtcagcaagatttttttttaaaaggattcaattaatcaaaaaagACAATCAAGTCATTTATAAtgcttctatttcaaataaatgctgttcttttgaagtttcaaCCCATCaaatatactgaaaaataaattgatcactttttacacaaaaattttaatatttttgaacagcatataatgatttctgaaggagcatgtgacactgaagcctgaatTGATGAtactgaaaagtcagctttgatcacgcagaaaaaaaatgacattttataatgttcaaatagaaaacacttgtactaatatttcacaatattactgtttttaaattacattaaatggtAAAGTATAATCTtcctacaaaacacaattcacTGCACTGCAAAAACATGAGAGTTAATAAAAGGGTTTTTTTAAGAGGCACATTTCTCAGATCTTAATGTTTTGCCACATACACCTCCATATCAATTACATTACTGGAAATATAATGCTTGCTGTTACAAACTGAGGGACAAGTTAATGTTTTTTCTGTGATAACACAGCATGTCATAAAGGATGTCAATAGAAAGAATACTTGATATTCTTTTAAATTCTGTGTGCCAAAAGAATCAGGCTACTGTGCaatttcaaaaaacataattcaaaatataatgcCACCATCCTTTTCAGACAATCTCTGGCCTGGGCGTAGCAACCGAAAATTTAAGTCTCACATTTGTTCTTCAGCCATGTGCATATTTTCACTCATAAttcaatttgaattaaaaatagaTACGTATCTTATCTACTGAAGGCATCTTCTCAGAATAATGTCTGAGGTCTATTCGTCCGAGTCATCTACTTAAAGTTGTCGTTTGCAATAGCAATAAAATGTCTAACTATCTAACAAAACAGGCACATAAAACTCCCTCACAGTATCTTTGGGTGAAGGTGAGGGCCACAATCTATCAGTAAGTCTAAACGGCCTGTCCCCCATGTTCCCTTTGTGAGCTCTTGTCTCATCGGCGAGCGGAGGTTGTGCTGTGAAAGTGACTCTGAAAGGGAGGGTCACATGGTGCAGGTTAGCGGTTAGTGGAGCGTTGTGTTCGTTACATGTGCTGTAGTGCCTCCTGGGCCTGTTCTGTGTCCACATCATCTTTCCCCGCCCACGAGCCGAAGCCGTCACCTAACTGCGGCATCCTCCTCTGAGAGCCTCGGGTTTTGTCGCGGGAAAAGAAGCTAAACCTGTGAATGTAAGACAGGGCATCAGCAAGACTGCTTTGCATTTTCATGCAtgaatgtgtttgtaaatgatgtTTATTCAACTACAttgtttcataaacattttggAGTTGATGGGTTATGTTCCCTATGTCACTTTTGAGCACTCAGGAACATTAAGTGTTATTTTCTATTGATAATAATGCACAGTTTATTGCTACACTACACTGACTGCACTAAGAAATAACATAtcacaccaaaataaaaaatataaataataatttgttttgcattgtttcccttttttttaataaaaatacattcaaatacatgaattctaatataaaataaaataatttcaacactgtaccttaaatttttttttgaaagcaaacatttcatatatatatatatatatatatatatatatatatatatatatatatatatatatatatatatatatatatatatatatatgcattttttccccattttgcAGTTAGTTTGTATTGCTTCAATTAGCGTTTATtctcataaaaatgtcaaaagacatacatatatacattatacacacacacacgcgtttatgctttttttgtcatttacaatTACTTTGTACTTTTATTGCCAGTTTAAtgaagaatgcaaaaaaaaactattaaaatacatatattgcaatgtatatataaatgcattatatatgtatttatatgtagtattatatataaatacatttttcccctttattacttttttattttggcatGAAATAGGAGCTACATATTTCAAACTACTGTACCATAACCTCATCCCTA is part of the Carassius auratus strain Wakin chromosome 10, ASM336829v1, whole genome shotgun sequence genome and harbors:
- the LOC113110210 gene encoding U11/U12 small nuclear ribonucleoprotein 35 kDa protein isoform X1, which codes for MFLSQNEADNTFYMMMSEWSPVATVYDPLKAGSIDGTDVEPHDKAVWRAMMARYKPNKGVTGDPHLTLFVARLNPQTSEDKLQEVFSKFGDIRRVRLVRDIVTGFSKCYAFIEYKEERSVKRAWRDANKLVVDQYELFVDFEQERTLQGWIPRRLGGGQGGKKESGQLRFGGRDRPFRKPINLTSMMPQNRSADRWDASSAREERQRDQEQDREHGRWRERKSDWDRGNDRGYYKEKRDLKHHRDRSRERDSNRKEDRRHRDSYKDRE
- the LOC113110210 gene encoding U11/U12 small nuclear ribonucleoprotein 35 kDa protein isoform X2; translated protein: MMSEWSPVATVYDPLKAGSIDGTDVEPHDKAVWRAMMARYKPNKGVTGDPHLTLFVARLNPQTSEDKLQEVFSKFGDIRRVRLVRDIVTGFSKCYAFIEYKEERSVKRAWRDANKLVVDQYELFVDFEQERTLQGWIPRRLGGGQGGKKESGQLRFGGRDRPFRKPINLTSMMPQNRSADRWDASSAREERQRDQEQDREHGRWRERKSDWDRGNDRGYYKEKRDLKHHRDRSRERDSNRKEDRRHRDSYKDRE